One window of the Candidatus Chryseobacterium colombiense genome contains the following:
- a CDS encoding retropepsin-like aspartic protease, with product MKSLYSFLVLFRHTVTALIILIFSGFSSIIKSQSQLPVIEASNEQARIKDGKYVEIDWKLDSALKPDTYFINIPLKKSVVHFKTDKGSLTFHTQPGKNYDFIVVINKKDSCHVRISSAQPPNPARLISKNSFPQIIPFKLIGSRIYFDGFINGKSVTVQLDLGAGTSVVNTKSVERLGLSFTSQTLVSNTSGVNQERTSLDNELKLAALQWKGISLTEVRNMQDNEDIIIGNSLFKDKIIEIDYDKKQFIVHSQLPSTKGFNKQSVFYEQDRPKFNAKLSHNNKKYDFWFLFDTGRDGTMVLGEDFTSKKDYWEKLVPLTTINDKKIVRLDATISGVHFKDIVTNAADPNKPKGRTSLFGNQVLNHFNMILDNRNGILYLKPNSRIHEPYSDYHSYLKEISKMQKK from the coding sequence ATGAAGTCATTGTATTCTTTTTTAGTTTTATTTAGACATACCGTTACAGCCCTTATTATTCTTATTTTTTCAGGATTTTCTTCAATTATAAAATCTCAATCACAGCTTCCAGTAATTGAAGCTTCTAACGAACAAGCCCGTATCAAAGATGGAAAATATGTCGAAATCGACTGGAAACTGGATTCGGCATTAAAACCGGACACTTATTTTATTAATATTCCGCTAAAGAAAAGTGTTGTTCATTTCAAAACAGATAAAGGAAGCTTAACGTTTCATACACAGCCTGGAAAAAACTATGATTTTATAGTTGTTATTAACAAAAAAGACAGTTGCCACGTAAGAATTTCATCTGCACAACCGCCCAATCCTGCCCGTTTAATTTCTAAGAATTCTTTTCCACAAATTATTCCGTTTAAACTTATAGGTTCAAGGATCTATTTTGATGGGTTTATTAATGGAAAATCAGTTACAGTTCAATTGGATTTGGGAGCGGGAACGAGTGTTGTAAATACAAAATCTGTAGAACGTTTAGGACTCTCTTTTACTTCTCAGACTCTTGTAAGCAATACAAGCGGAGTTAACCAAGAAAGAACGAGCCTTGATAATGAGTTGAAATTAGCTGCCTTACAGTGGAAAGGAATTTCTTTAACCGAGGTCAGGAATATGCAGGATAACGAAGATATTATCATTGGAAACAGCCTTTTCAAAGATAAAATCATTGAAATAGATTATGATAAAAAACAATTTATCGTTCACTCTCAACTTCCTTCTACTAAAGGTTTCAACAAACAGTCTGTTTTTTATGAGCAGGACAGACCCAAGTTTAATGCAAAATTGAGTCATAATAATAAAAAATACGACTTCTGGTTTCTTTTTGATACCGGAAGAGACGGAACGATGGTCCTTGGAGAAGATTTCACTTCAAAAAAGGATTATTGGGAAAAATTGGTTCCCCTAACAACCATTAATGATAAAAAAATAGTACGTCTTGATGCAACGATTTCCGGAGTTCATTTTAAAGACATCGTTACCAACGCAGCTGATCCCAATAAACCTAAGGGAAGAACCAGCTTATTTGGCAATCAGGTTTTAAATCATTTCAATATGATACTGGACAATAGAAATGGTATTCTTTATCTTAAGCCCAATAGCAGGATTCATGAACCTTATTCCGATTATCACAGCTATCTGAAAGAAATCAGTAAAATGCAGAAAAAATAA
- a CDS encoding sigma-54 dependent transcriptional regulator: MSKILIIDDEEKIRTLLSRIIELEGFEIFQASDLKNGKKRLENSDIDVVISDVKLPDGSGVDFSKNIKENYPWIEVILLTAFGNIPDGVQAIKNGAFDYITKGDDNNKIIPLVYKATDKVSLNRRLLQLEKQLGDKQSFDNIIGKSKTIEAAITSAKKVAVTDATVLLTGETGTGKEVFAQAIHNESPRNKQNFIAVNCSAFSKELLENELFGHKAGAFTGAVKDAKGIFEEANNGTVFLDEIGEMPLDLQAKLLRVLESGEFLKVGESKPTKVNVRIIAATNRDLQKEIDNGNFREDLYYRINIFNIILPSLRERISDIEELAHFFLKKYAQKVGKKINSISGDYLNILKKNFWKGNIRELRNIIERSVILEDSEELSVSSLPFDMQQISTAQSSSDKTLSAFSMASAEKLHIQKILNYTQGNKAEAARLLEIGIATLYRKIDEYKIS; the protein is encoded by the coding sequence TTGAGCAAGATATTAATCATCGATGATGAAGAAAAGATCAGAACGCTTCTTTCAAGAATTATTGAACTGGAAGGTTTTGAAATATTTCAGGCTTCTGATCTGAAGAACGGAAAAAAAAGACTGGAAAACTCAGATATTGATGTCGTCATCAGTGATGTAAAACTTCCCGACGGAAGCGGAGTCGATTTTTCCAAAAATATCAAAGAAAATTATCCCTGGATTGAAGTCATCCTTCTTACCGCATTCGGAAATATTCCGGATGGAGTTCAGGCCATAAAGAACGGAGCATTTGATTATATTACCAAAGGCGACGATAATAATAAAATCATTCCTTTGGTGTATAAAGCGACAGATAAAGTGAGCCTGAACAGACGGCTTTTGCAGCTTGAAAAACAATTGGGAGATAAACAGTCTTTTGATAATATTATTGGAAAGTCTAAAACAATAGAAGCAGCCATTACTTCAGCCAAAAAAGTTGCTGTAACGGATGCTACGGTTCTTTTAACCGGAGAAACAGGAACAGGGAAAGAGGTTTTTGCGCAGGCCATTCATAATGAAAGTCCCAGAAATAAACAGAACTTTATAGCGGTTAATTGTTCCGCTTTTAGTAAAGAATTACTCGAAAACGAATTGTTTGGGCACAAGGCGGGAGCTTTTACAGGAGCAGTTAAAGATGCTAAAGGAATTTTTGAAGAAGCCAACAACGGAACTGTTTTTTTGGATGAAATCGGAGAAATGCCATTAGATCTACAAGCCAAATTACTTCGCGTTTTAGAGTCGGGAGAATTTTTAAAAGTAGGTGAAAGCAAGCCTACGAAAGTGAATGTAAGGATAATCGCTGCTACCAATAGAGATTTACAAAAAGAAATAGACAACGGGAACTTTAGAGAAGACCTGTATTACCGGATCAATATTTTCAATATTATTCTTCCATCTTTAAGAGAAAGAATTTCCGATATTGAAGAATTGGCCCATTTTTTCTTAAAAAAATATGCACAGAAAGTAGGAAAAAAGATAAACTCTATTTCGGGAGATTATCTCAATATATTGAAAAAGAATTTCTGGAAGGGGAATATCCGTGAACTTAGAAATATTATTGAAAGAAGTGTTATTCTGGAAGATAGTGAAGAATTATCGGTAAGCAGCCTGCCTTTCGATATGCAGCAGATTTCTACAGCCCAATCTTCATCAGATAAAACATTGTCTGCCTTTTCTATGGCGAGTGCAGAAAAGCTTCATATTCAGAAAATCCTGAATTATACCCAAGGAAACAAAGCTGAAGCAGCGCGCTTACTGGAGATCGGTATTGCTACTCTTTATCGGAAAATAGATGAATACAAAATATCATAA
- a CDS encoding helix-turn-helix domain-containing protein, producing the protein MNKLLAIREQLNLTQQELSEKTGVSVRTIQRIESGTVPKGYTLKALCNALEINEVELLENKRIEEDDNNQHQWAKIINLSSLLFTFIPPLNILIPVFILFFKKQNNELTRKIISIQILWTIIAVLLFIVILILTDWLGIQTQFKFLIPIVWILVNIIIILRNAVALNKDKNPRIYPNISIL; encoded by the coding sequence ATGAACAAATTACTGGCAATAAGAGAACAATTGAACCTTACACAACAAGAGCTTTCGGAAAAAACAGGAGTTTCTGTAAGAACTATCCAGAGAATAGAATCCGGAACTGTTCCCAAAGGTTATACCCTTAAAGCCTTATGTAATGCTTTAGAAATTAATGAAGTTGAATTGCTTGAGAACAAGCGTATTGAAGAAGATGATAATAACCAGCATCAATGGGCGAAAATAATCAATCTCTCATCATTACTTTTTACATTTATTCCCCCATTAAATATTTTAATCCCGGTCTTTATTTTATTCTTCAAGAAACAAAATAATGAGCTTACCCGAAAAATTATTTCCATTCAGATTTTATGGACAATCATCGCCGTTTTATTATTCATTGTCATCCTTATTTTGACTGATTGGCTGGGAATCCAAACTCAGTTTAAATTTCTGATTCCTATCGTCTGGATACTGGTCAACATCATTATCATTCTCAGAAATGCTGTAGCTCTCAATAAAGACAAAAATCCACGGATTTATCCTAATATCAGCATTTTATAA
- a CDS encoding DEAD/DEAH box helicase — protein sequence MELSGEYTLFNTHISTLSVYELLKHTQNGSFMENRDFQNVHPIALELNVGVFTKNNVAVDFPRVSVSQIGNDVISSCSCNHNTQKLCQHQAEVIHCILEQEDFRIFYDHNLRRKILVRSAKGYGLENESNLDAYFQLSHKDGKLNIESKIKELLKMDEQVFKKDLIPQQQSLIKKLAAQEIYKKQILVIGRHRYYNQLSFLLMEADITQAGKIKNPVSTADPMNLIWKAESPLAVKFYTALVIFQNKYNEDNTDTELDALQQIIKNPLELDTFFHDRDISETISAKSLIPVDVKILKAEIQLTVLKKEPFFEITGELVFNDTSLPFSNVVIRNEYFVYHQQTFHYVDHPDMLRILKFFKANNEILLIHSSKYEEFFQNVLAPLENLVHINYSYIRKATSVELIEKNFEVERIVYLNQEGNFISIIPIMKYGEVEVPVYSRKQIFDTDQNGNEFKIERDYNAEIALTSVIMNQHLDFSEQLEGHEYFYLHKDKFLDENWFLNAFEIWRNEGITILGFNEIKNNKLNPHKAKITIEVNSGIDWFNANLKVHFGKKKATLKQVHRALRNKSKFVQLDDGSQGILPDEWIEKINRYFQAGDIDEDLLKIPKVNFTEISGLFEKEVLSEEVQNEIITYHEQFSKINRSEVPVPAELNAELRDYQREGLNWLNFLDNFNFGGCLADDMGLGKTVQIIAFILSQREKYGHTTNLVVVPTSLLFNWQEEIEKFAPSLKILTHYGAEREKSITKMHEYEIVLTTYGMVLSDIRFLKNFRFNYIFLDESQAIKNPNSERYKAARLLQSRNRIVLTGTPVENNTFDLYGQLSFACPGLLGSKQYFKDIYAIPIDKFEYSKRALELQHKIKPFILRRTKKQVASELPEKTEMVVYCEMNAEQRKIYDNYEQELREFISATEDDEITKNSMHVLTGLTKLRQICNSPVLLKEGHSGSNSVKIEILTEQIENKSKEHKILVFSQFVGMLDLVKTELEKKNIPFEYLTGQTKDRGAKVQNFQINDEVRVFLISLKAGGVGLNLTEADYVYLIDPWWNPATENQAIDRSHRIGQTKHVVAVRLICTDTVEEKIMNMQKKKHKLAQDLIKTDASFFNSLSKNELLEIL from the coding sequence ATGGAATTATCAGGAGAATATACACTATTCAATACCCATATCAGTACACTTTCAGTGTATGAGTTGCTGAAACATACCCAGAATGGAAGTTTTATGGAAAATAGAGACTTCCAGAACGTTCATCCCATTGCTCTTGAGCTGAATGTTGGTGTATTTACTAAAAATAATGTAGCGGTTGATTTTCCAAGAGTTTCAGTAAGCCAGATTGGAAATGATGTTATTTCATCCTGCTCCTGTAATCATAATACCCAAAAACTATGTCAGCATCAGGCGGAAGTTATTCACTGTATTCTTGAGCAGGAAGATTTCCGTATTTTCTATGATCATAATTTGCGTCGTAAAATATTAGTGCGATCAGCCAAAGGTTATGGATTAGAAAATGAATCTAACCTGGATGCCTATTTTCAACTGAGCCATAAGGATGGAAAACTGAACATTGAAAGTAAAATAAAGGAACTGCTGAAAATGGATGAACAGGTTTTTAAGAAAGATCTTATTCCTCAACAGCAATCCCTCATCAAAAAATTAGCAGCTCAGGAAATCTACAAAAAACAGATCCTTGTTATTGGCAGACACCGTTACTACAATCAACTGAGTTTTTTGTTGATGGAAGCGGATATAACGCAGGCCGGAAAAATTAAAAACCCGGTAAGTACTGCAGATCCGATGAATCTGATATGGAAGGCTGAAAGTCCTTTGGCCGTTAAATTTTATACCGCTCTCGTTATTTTTCAGAATAAATATAACGAAGACAATACAGATACAGAACTGGATGCTTTACAGCAGATTATTAAAAATCCCTTAGAACTAGATACCTTTTTTCATGACAGGGATATTTCTGAAACCATTTCCGCAAAATCTCTGATTCCTGTTGATGTAAAAATTTTAAAAGCCGAGATACAGTTGACTGTTTTAAAAAAAGAGCCGTTTTTTGAAATTACAGGAGAGCTTGTTTTCAATGATACTTCGCTTCCTTTCAGCAATGTGGTGATTCGCAATGAATATTTTGTTTATCATCAGCAGACTTTTCATTATGTAGATCATCCCGATATGCTTCGGATACTTAAGTTTTTCAAGGCCAACAATGAAATCTTATTGATTCATTCTTCCAAATATGAAGAGTTTTTTCAGAATGTTTTGGCTCCTTTAGAAAATCTGGTTCATATTAATTACAGTTATATCCGTAAAGCTACTTCGGTGGAGCTTATTGAGAAAAATTTTGAGGTAGAACGGATTGTTTACCTGAATCAGGAAGGAAATTTCATATCCATTATTCCCATAATGAAATATGGAGAGGTGGAAGTTCCCGTTTATTCCAGAAAGCAGATATTTGATACTGATCAGAACGGAAACGAATTTAAAATAGAACGCGATTACAATGCAGAAATTGCCCTCACTTCGGTGATCATGAATCAGCATTTGGATTTTAGCGAACAATTAGAAGGACACGAATATTTCTATCTGCATAAAGATAAATTTTTAGACGAAAACTGGTTTTTAAATGCCTTTGAAATATGGAGGAATGAAGGAATTACCATTCTCGGGTTTAATGAAATTAAAAATAATAAACTCAATCCCCACAAAGCCAAAATAACTATAGAAGTCAATAGTGGAATTGATTGGTTCAATGCTAATTTAAAAGTTCATTTCGGAAAAAAGAAAGCTACTCTGAAACAAGTACATCGGGCTCTGAGAAACAAAAGTAAATTTGTTCAGCTCGATGATGGATCTCAAGGAATTTTACCCGATGAATGGATCGAAAAAATAAACAGATATTTTCAGGCAGGAGATATAGACGAAGACTTACTAAAAATTCCCAAAGTCAATTTTACAGAAATATCCGGTTTATTTGAAAAAGAAGTGTTAAGTGAAGAAGTACAGAATGAAATTATAACTTACCACGAGCAATTTTCAAAGATAAACAGGAGTGAAGTCCCGGTTCCTGCAGAATTGAATGCTGAACTCAGAGATTATCAGCGCGAAGGACTGAACTGGCTGAACTTTTTAGATAATTTCAATTTCGGAGGATGTCTTGCCGATGATATGGGATTGGGAAAAACGGTACAGATCATTGCTTTTATTCTATCACAACGGGAGAAATACGGACATACAACCAATTTAGTGGTCGTTCCGACTTCTTTATTATTTAACTGGCAGGAAGAAATAGAAAAATTTGCCCCTTCTCTAAAAATACTGACTCATTACGGAGCAGAAAGAGAAAAAAGCATTACAAAAATGCATGAATATGAGATCGTATTAACCACCTATGGAATGGTATTGTCTGATATTCGTTTTCTCAAAAATTTCCGTTTCAATTATATATTTTTAGACGAATCTCAGGCGATTAAAAATCCTAATTCAGAAAGATATAAAGCTGCCCGTTTGTTGCAGTCGAGAAATAGAATTGTACTTACAGGAACACCTGTTGAAAACAATACCTTCGATCTCTATGGACAGCTTTCCTTTGCCTGTCCTGGATTGTTGGGAAGTAAGCAGTATTTTAAAGATATTTATGCCATTCCGATCGATAAATTTGAATACAGCAAAAGAGCGCTGGAACTTCAGCATAAAATAAAACCATTTATCCTGAGAAGAACCAAAAAGCAGGTTGCCAGTGAATTACCAGAAAAAACAGAGATGGTCGTTTACTGTGAAATGAATGCAGAACAACGTAAAATCTATGATAATTATGAACAGGAACTGCGTGAATTTATTTCTGCAACGGAGGATGATGAGATCACAAAAAACAGCATGCATGTTTTAACAGGATTAACGAAGCTTAGGCAAATCTGTAATTCACCGGTACTTTTAAAAGAAGGCCATTCCGGAAGCAATTCCGTGAAGATTGAAATCCTTACCGAGCAGATTGAAAATAAATCTAAAGAGCACAAAATCCTGGTTTTCTCTCAGTTTGTAGGAATGCTTGATCTTGTTAAAACCGAATTGGAGAAAAAAAATATTCCTTTTGAATATCTGACAGGCCAGACAAAAGATAGAGGAGCAAAAGTACAGAATTTCCAGATCAATGATGAAGTTCGGGTATTTTTGATCAGCTTAAAAGCGGGTGGAGTAGGCTTAAACCTCACCGAAGCAGATTATGTCTATCTTATTGATCCTTGGTGGAATCCTGCTACTGAAAATCAGGCGATTGATCGAAGTCATAGAATCGGACAGACGAAACATGTAGTGGCAGTTCGGCTAATTTGTACGGATACCGTAGAAGAAAAAATCATGAATATGCAAAAGAAAAAACATAAGCTGGCTCAGGATTTAATTAAAACGGATGCTTCTTTCTTTAATAGTCTGTCTAAAAATGAGCTTCTGGAAATTCTGTAA